gccttaacTTAACCGTATGAAAATGTTGGGGAATATTGTCTTACATTTACGTTAGGAGGCGTCGACACGACGTAGACCAAGGCATCGACGACGTCTTTCGTCCTCAGTTTAGGCGTAGCAGAATACGCCTCGGCGCCCGCAACGTCCTCACTCACCAGGCGACCCATATCAGTGTCGACCAGGCCGGGAGAGAGACTCTGGAATGGGGGTATAGTATATTTACTTTTAGCtgaactgggccattttttttttaaagttgtccacctcactgtttttgtaacatgggtattttttacgcaattcatactcagaatcgatagctctttcgatcctgataggagaaaaaaaatgtcccaagatacattttttcgaaccttccattccgttaccgccatacaaaatgtatgaaaaaatggtaacggaatgggaaaaaaaccttgggacactttttttctcctattaggcttgaaagagctcgcgattctgagtggaaaacacataaaaatttccaaatccaaaaaaaaagtggggtggacaactttgaaaaaaatggcccaactacAGTGCACTCCACTGTAAGTCACAGTAAGTCACAGTAAGTCAGTTATTGTACCGACTTAGGTAGgttacagtcgactacaaagagatgtatccattttttcaccttattactatgcaataaggtgaaaaagtgtataagtatatctctttgtagtcgactgtactagACGTTATCCTAAAATAGATTTTGACAGGGATTGTTTACATATTGTGAAAGTTGTCCATGACTGCAAAAAGTTTCAGAAACCTACGTAGCTCTAGGAGGGAAATGATATTCTTACAGTGATCTTGATCTTCGCTTTTGCATGCGCCAGTTCATCGTTCAGCGCAGTGCAGAAGGCGGTGACGGCATGCTTGGTCATCGGGTACAGGTTGGCCACTGGTATGGAGGGGATGTAGTGGCCTCCCACGCTGAAAGGTTAAGATCGCTTTAGTagcaactagcttttacccgcggcttcgcccgcgtaataaaagtattcttattgaaacgtttacaaaaaataagattttcatttggatccgtaggtttctttgtaggtacatctgtccgtgattacttcgattaaggtaaagcgggacaattctcgactggggggccattgtaactgatctatttgctgtacggtcagccaagaaagtggtttaccacttttcgactctattgatcgaaaagtggtaaaccacttttttggaacgtttattgaaacgtttacaaaaaataagattttcatttggatccgtaggtttctttgtaggtacatctgtccgcgattacttcgattaaggtaaagcggggcaattctcgactgggggccattgtaactgatctatttgctgatCGATCTctctctattgatcgaaaagtggtaaaccacttttttggctgactgtaccttacacatattactattgttttaaaagaaattcttgcaatgattgtagaattgttacacagcgaccacagcgtaggtagtaggtacgaatatgtttgtattttacctatataaatatttatactggggaaacttcatacaacccacatagccagtatctcgacgctatggtcggtgggtaaaaagtacttccttgcattgtcgcttacaattttttccattttgcttatacttattgcaaacgtaaacatataaaaggcaagcaaacaacgatcttcttacagcacattgaatgtaatagttattacggatgcaggatactcgccgatgcctacttactaatcccttcgcactgagccacctgcattttacacagcctagatatcgattgccgaccgattagtccgaccccaatccctattcttatccccgacCCTATCTCTATTCTTGTCCCCAtctccgtccccgtcccgtccctgtccccgtccctcccctatccctattcccgtccccgtccccgtcccctatccctatccctatccctattcttatctatccctatccctatccctatccctatccctatccctatccctatccctatccctatccctatccctatccctatccctattcttatctatccctatccctatccctatccctatccctatccctatccctatccctatccctatccctatccctatccctatccctatccctatccctatccctatccctatccctatccctatccccctatccctatccctatccctatccctatccctatccctatccctatccctatccctatccctatcctatccctatccctatccctatccctatccctatccctatccctatccctatccctatccctatccctatccctatccctatccctatccctatccctatccctatcctatccctatccctatccctatccctatccctatccctatccctatccctatccctatccctatcctatccctatccctatccctatccctatccctatccctatccctatccctatccctatccctatccctatccctatccctatccctatccctatccctatccctatccctatccctatccctatccctatccctatccctatccctatccctatccctatccctatccctatccctatccctatccctatccctatccctatccctatccctatccctatccctatccctatccctatccctatccctatccctatccctatccctatccctatccctatccctgaaggaaactaaataaataatgagcCGGTAAAGGGTCATGGCGAAACGTTTCGCCATTTATTCCTAGAGTGACATACAGAAGAACATAACAATCAATaagaaaacataaatttaaatattttgacatttaacTTGACCACAAACACTAAAAGAGTTCGTAACATTCTCCCACCTTTTGGGGCAGAGGCCCAAAACTCTTCCTTATATTGTGTCTGATGGCACTTCAAGTGGGTACAAACGTTGAACTGCTCGTGTATACTCTCCATCAGCAGTGCGTACCTTGGCTACTCTTATGTAACCGTCAGCACCAGCAAAGGTTTCTACAATCCTCCCTAAAGGCCACTTAATACGCTTAGAGTCTGTCTCTATTAAAACTACATCACCTACCCTTAAATGAGAGTCCCTCTCCTTGCCCTTCTGGATGAGCATCCCGATGTACTCGTTCCTGAACCTTTCTCGTAGATCTTCCCTCAACTTATGAAGATACCTGAGGCGCCTGTTGAGTGAGTCATGATCGAGCTGGTCTAAGTCCGGCATCTCGCTCGAAGGAAGCCCTTGTGTGAAGCACGCGGGAGTGATGGGTTTTAGCTTATCGGAGTTGTCCGCGACGTAGGTTAAAGGTCTTGAATTGATCAAAGCCTCACAATCGTGCATCAAAGTCATCAGCTCTTCGTATGCTAATATCTTCTGGCCTAAGTTTCGTCTAAGGAGGTCCTTGAGAGAACGTATCAAACGCTCCCACCAACCCCCCCACCACGGTGCTGCAGGAGGACTGAACTTCCACTTAATGTTCCTCACGCTGGAATAGGCCGCAATCTCTTGCCAGTCCAAACCCTTAAGAAGGTTATCAGCTCCGTGGAAGTTGGTTCCATTATCAGTGTATATCGTGTCAACTCTTCCACGCCTCGCGATGAACCTCCGTAAGGCCATGAGAAATGCTTCTGTCGTCAACGATTTGGTAAGTTCAAGATGTACGGCTCGGTAAACTGCGCAGGTGAATAAAATTATCCATACCTTCCCTCCCGACCGCAGAAAAAGTGGACCGGCTAGGTCTATACCTGTCACTTCGAAAGCGGCAGCTGGTTTTATTCTGTCACGAGGTAAAGGTGGTAAAGGTGTATCAGCAATATCAGCATGCTTCACCGCGAGCCGCTTGCAGGGTATGCATTTGGAGACGGTCGAGCTGACGAGTCTTCTTATACCTGTGATCCAGTATTTCTCTCTGAGGGCTACCAATAGTATAGTAGGACCGGCATGGTACATAAGACGATGTTTGGAAGCAACTAATCTTTGAATAATCACATGTTTGCCCGGCAAGTAAATCGGACAGACAAAGTCAGAAGGCTCGTCGCTGAGAACTAATTTAGTGCGAATCCTCAGTAAGCCTTCTTCGTCTTTAAACATCTTCAAATTGTTCATCTTTTTTTGATCTACTTCTGCCCTTTCGGTCTGAAGAATCTTCAGGAGCCTCTTCTCAGCACTCTGGAACTCTTCACAGGTCAGTTCACCACTCTGTTTATCTTCTGCATTTTTACAGTTGTACGAAAATCTCAATATCCATGCTACCATCCTCACTATCATAGTGTATTTGGAGAAGTAGGTTAGCGAAGACAGGAATGTACTATAGTCTGTAGTAGTGTTAACAAGAACTACtttcttactttctttgttAACTTCTCGCTCATCTACGATTAATTGAGATTTAGGCCATTCACTTTCTTTTGCTTTTAGCCAGGCAGGTCCCTCCCACCATTTGCTTTTCAGCAGTTGTTTGGCGTTGCAGCCTCTAGATGGTAAGTCGGCAGGGTTCATTATGCCTGGTAAGTGACGCCAATCTTCCACGTTTGTATGCTGTCGGATTTCTTTAACCCTGTTCTTGACAAATATGTTCCAATCACCTTCAGTAGTAATCCAGGTAAAAGCTACACTTGCGTCAGTCCAGAAAAAAACGCGGCAGTTTGACATATCTAAGGCTTGTTTAACCTGAAGATATAACCGTGTAGCAATCAATGCTGCCATCAGTTCCAAACGCGGTATGCTGACCTCATGGATTGGGGACACGCGCGATTTGGCTTGGACTAGTTGTACAGTGACTTCTCCTTCATAATCACTTCGTAAGAAGATAGCAGTTGCAAATGAAACCTTGCTTGCGTCACAAAAGACATGCAGACTGTTTTCACATTTGTCTATAGGCTTACAAGTAAGTCGACGTGGGATTCGGCAGTCGTTCAGCAAGTGAATATGTTTAGACCACTCCAAAAATTCCTTTTGTAAATTATCAGGTAGCTCACTGTCCCAACTCAGGCGTAAATTCCAAGTTTTCTGTAATATTAGCTTAGGTACAAGTGTCACTGGACATGCCAAGCTGACAGGATCAAAAACTTTCTGAGTTATAGAGAGCAAACTTCTTTTTGTAACGTTTTCTTTTATGCCAGTACCATGTGCGAAGTTGACGTTACAGAATAGTTGGTCCATATTGACGTCCCACATAAGGCCGAGTACAGACAAGTTATTTTCATTTGAAATAGTTTCTATACATTTGGACATGGGAGTAGTCACCCAACCTCTTAAATCAAATTTCGCATCTGACATAACTCTTTTTGCTTCTTCTATGAAGGTTTCGGCTTCTTCTTCCGATTCTAAACTGATGACACAGTTGTCAACATAGAATGAGTCTCTTAGTCGTTTGGCTGTATCCTTAAACTCTTCGGTGTACTTCTCTAAGTGGTAGTTTATTGTCGCACTTAGAAGAAATGGACTACAAGTTACACCAAATACGACTCGACAATGGCGGTAGGTTATAAACTCTTTCCTTTCATTATTCTTCCACCACAGGAATGACAGATATTCTCTATCTTCTTTTTTCAATGATATCTGCAGGAATGCTTTTTTAATATCGGACGTTATCCCAATAGCATGTTTTCTGAACTTTATCAATAGTTTTGGAATCAATTCCAGACAATTCAAGCCTTTTTCTAGAAACGAGTTAAGCGAATTCCCGTTGTAATCTCGCGCTGACGCGTCAAAGACCGGACGAACTCGTGTAGTGAGGCTGGTATTCTTAATGACAGCGTGATGGCACAGGTAGTGTTTAGGCTTCGATGCGTCATCAACTTCTTCGATTATGCCGTCGTTTAACCAATCTTCGAAGACATGTCCATTGTTATCAAACTCTTTTAGCTTTTCTAGCTTCTGCGTTGTTGACATCAGTCTCTTTTCAGCTAAGTGTTTATTGTCAAGGAGTTCTCCATGATTTGGTTTCCACGGTAAGTCAACTTCGTACCGTCCTTCGTCATTAATCTTGATCGAGTCTCTAAACTGATCCATTATGACTGTATCTGTCTTCGCCTTATTCGCAACTTCCGCTGGATCTCGTATTCCAAGAGTTTCTAAGTCCCAAAGCTCTGATATCTGCAAATTATTCACCAATACTACGTTCGTCAAGACACTGCATGTGTTTGTAATGGGTCCTTGAAGAGTCCAACCGAATTTGGTTTTAATCGCAACGAGGTTATTGTTCAGTTCCAGAAAACTTTTAGTGAGCAAGGCGCCTGCGTGATCCGCGCCGATCAGTAGCCCGATGTCGGGTGCGGCCGCGTCGCCGACGTCGCTCAACGTGATGTTATTCCTTTGCAACTCTTTGAACATCTCGTGATTTATATTTAAACGAGGAACATACCCACAGAGCGTTGACTTCCCTCGCGCGGTCATTGTACATTGAAACTTTTTATCAAGGCTTCCTAAAGTAATCGCGTATGTATGAAACAGTTCCTTTTCAGTTTCTATTCCTCCAAAAAGGCAATTTGACACGATTTCGTTACCGATAGGTTTCAAGCCTAAGCTTTCAATAATGTCGCGACGTAAGTATGTCTTCTGCGCTCCCGAGTCGATAAAACATCGTACCTGTATACATTTATTATCACTGACAATATTTGCCATAAACGTTTGCAACAGTGTGGTACTAGCCTTATATTGAGTTACGTTGTTACTTAAGTTTGACGTTCCAACATTCGAATTTTTCACGTTTTCAATTTGACTTGACGTTTTAATGTCAGGGCACATCAATACAGAATGACGTTTGGAGCAGAAAAGGCATTTTGTAAAATTCTTGCATTTTTTCGCATTATGTCCCGGTTTCAAACAAATTAGGCATGCTCCTTTTTTATTTAACACTTCCTTCCTAGCCTCATACGACATTTTATTAGCCTTGTAGCACTCGAAGCTGCTATGTGATGCCTTTTCACACCAAACGCAACAAATTCTCTTACCTGCGTCTTCCGTGGACACAAAGCATGCCGCGGTAGGTTGTTGAGTAGGAACGCTATGCAAACTGTCACCCGATGCTATCCCGCTGCGCGCGAGCTGGATCCGCTCCTCCGACTCGACTTCGCGTTTCAGGAACTTCATAAGCCGGTTCAGATGATCGTCGCCTTTCTCCTCGGTTGCATGGGATCTCTGCCATGCTCGTAAAACAGATTCGGGCAAGGCGGACTCAACTAAAGGGAAAAGTAAAGCAGCATATTTATCTATAGTGACACCTAAGCTTTGCAGTGCTAATAATTGCGTATTTAATTTATCGTATAAGTGGCCTAATTTATAAGAAGTATTACCTTTTGCTTGTGCTAGTACAAGGTTAAGGAGCTCACGCACATAAATGTCGATCAACATTTCATCACGCGCAAACCTGGACTTCAGTTGCTCAATAGCCTTCTTGTAGTTAGCTCCCGACGGCGGAAAGCTCTCGACGATCTCTCGTGCTGGAGTATCTGGAACAGTGCACTGGTAGAGGTACTGAAACTTATCTCCGTCGTCAATTGTTTCGTCGTCGTGGATTTTCTGAAATTGACACCAAAAACCAATCCAATTTTTAGAATTTCCGTCGAACTTGCGTAACTCAAATTTTGGTAGGCGAAATCTTCTTGTATGACATGCTGTACTGCATGTCGACTTCTCACAACATTGATGAGACTTATCTGTATT
Above is a window of Leguminivora glycinivorella isolate SPB_JAAS2020 chromosome 19, LegGlyc_1.1, whole genome shotgun sequence DNA encoding:
- the LOC125236266 gene encoding uncharacterized protein LOC125236266, with product MAALIATRLYLQVKQALDMSNCRVFFWTDASVAFTWITTEGDWNIFVKNRVKEIRQHTNVEDWRHLPGIMNPADLPSRGCNAKQLLKSKWWEGPAWLKAKESEWPKSQLIVDEREVNKESKKVVLVNTTTDYSTFLSSLTYFSKYTMIVRMVAWILRFSYNCKNAEDKQSGELTCEEFQSAEKRLLKILQTERAEVDQKKMNNLKMFKDEEGLLRIRTKLVLSDEPSDFVCPIYLPGKHVIIQRLALINSRPLTYVADNSDKLKPITPACFTQGLPSSEMPDLDQLDHDSLNRRLRYLHKLREDLRERFRNEYIGMLIQKGKERDSHLRVGDVVLIETDSKRIKWPLGRIVETFAGADGYIRVAKVRTADGEYTRAVQRLYPLEVPSDTI